Proteins encoded together in one Campylobacter peloridis LMG 23910 window:
- a CDS encoding DMT family transporter, which yields MGVFFVILGGIFWAISGVLAEYLFEKDFAVEWVSFYRLFFTGLILLLINLKNIKFKLFIDKKEFSSLLIFAFFGLIITQYGYFKAIFYTDAGTATMIQYSAPLIVMLYVCFLEKRKAKAIELLALFLIIFALFLLLSGGDITQLNFNIIGILWAIASAFGVVFYSLSARAIILKYGLFLIMGLASLIASFLLFVLLQGNIPKYDFSLNSFLAMGGIIFIGTIGAFGLYLKGVELIGPLRASMIACIEPVAAAFMSFLFLGTFYSLVDLLAFALIILSVFLNARKY from the coding sequence TTGGGAGTATTTTTTGTCATACTTGGCGGGATATTTTGGGCTATTAGCGGAGTTTTGGCTGAGTATTTATTTGAAAAAGATTTTGCAGTAGAATGGGTGAGTTTTTATAGATTGTTTTTTACTGGCTTAATTTTATTGTTAATAAATTTAAAAAATATAAAATTTAAATTATTTATAGATAAAAAGGAATTTTCTTCACTTTTAATTTTTGCATTTTTTGGTTTGATTATAACCCAATATGGGTATTTTAAAGCTATTTTTTATACTGATGCAGGAACTGCTACTATGATTCAATATAGCGCACCGCTTATTGTAATGCTATATGTGTGTTTTTTAGAAAAAAGAAAAGCAAAAGCAATAGAGCTTTTAGCACTTTTTTTGATTATTTTTGCTTTATTTTTATTGCTTAGTGGGGGTGATATCACGCAGTTAAATTTCAATATCATAGGAATTTTATGGGCTATTGCAAGTGCTTTTGGGGTGGTTTTTTACTCTTTAAGTGCTAGGGCTATTATATTAAAATATGGTTTGTTTTTAATCATGGGATTAGCTAGCTTAATCGCTTCTTTTTTGCTTTTTGTATTATTGCAAGGAAATATCCCAAAATATGATTTTTCTTTAAATTCATTTTTGGCTATGGGTGGGATTATATTTATAGGCACTATAGGAGCTTTTGGCTTATATTTAAAAGGAGTTGAACTAATAGGGCCTTTAAGAGCTAGTATGATAGCTTGTATAGAACCTGTGGCTGCTGCGTTTATGAGTTTTTTATTTTTAGGAACTTTTTATAGCCTAGTTGATCTTTTAGCTTTTGCTTTAATCATTCTTAGTGTGTTTTTAAATGCTAGAAAATACTAA